In Egicoccus sp. AB-alg6-2, a genomic segment contains:
- a CDS encoding ATP-binding protein: protein MRPLDRVGSLKLKLGLVIVAAVLVTIGVLELGRWAGWPTVPVAFGALVIALAMVQLLAHGMTFPLRQMAHAASQLAAGQRHEPVTASARDEVGALARAFNRMADEVAETDRLRRDLVANVSHELRTPIAAMRAVLENLADGVEEPDPATLERLVRQTERLQSLVEDLLDLSRLEAGVVDLEVTTVTASELLAEAVDLVAAAPGAPVRTSVEPADLQFPGDDRRLVQVLVNLIDNARAHAPEDSDVEVAAVQRGGDVELSVTDRGPGVAAHDVERIFERFHRGDVAGDGPGVHDGGTGLGLAITRWIVDLHGGRIHVDDRHRPGCRMVVTLPRTSGTA from the coding sequence ATGAGGCCGCTCGACCGGGTCGGGTCCCTCAAGCTCAAACTGGGGCTGGTCATCGTGGCAGCGGTCCTGGTGACCATCGGCGTGCTCGAGCTGGGGCGATGGGCCGGCTGGCCGACGGTGCCCGTCGCCTTCGGCGCCCTGGTGATCGCGCTGGCCATGGTGCAACTCCTGGCGCACGGTATGACGTTTCCGTTGCGGCAGATGGCGCACGCGGCGTCGCAACTGGCGGCCGGGCAGCGGCACGAACCGGTCACGGCGAGCGCTCGGGACGAGGTCGGCGCCCTCGCGCGTGCCTTCAACCGCATGGCCGACGAGGTGGCGGAGACCGATCGTCTGCGTCGCGACCTGGTGGCCAACGTCTCGCACGAACTCCGGACCCCGATCGCCGCGATGCGCGCCGTCCTCGAGAACCTCGCCGACGGTGTCGAGGAGCCCGATCCCGCCACCCTCGAACGTCTCGTCCGCCAGACCGAGCGGCTCCAGTCGCTGGTCGAGGACCTGCTCGACCTGTCCCGGCTCGAGGCCGGTGTCGTGGACCTCGAGGTCACCACGGTGACGGCCAGCGAACTGCTGGCCGAGGCCGTCGACCTGGTCGCGGCCGCCCCGGGCGCACCGGTACGGACGTCGGTGGAACCCGCGGACCTGCAGTTTCCCGGCGACGACCGTCGCCTGGTGCAGGTGCTGGTGAACCTGATCGACAACGCCCGGGCCCATGCCCCCGAGGACAGCGATGTCGAGGTGGCCGCGGTGCAACGCGGCGGTGACGTCGAGCTGTCGGTGACCGACCGCGGTCCGGGTGTCGCCGCCCACGACGTCGAGCGCATCTTCGAACGTTTTCACCGCGGTGATGTCGCCGGCGACGGTCCGGGGGTGCACGACGGCGGCACCGGCCTCGGCCTGGCGATCACCCGTTGGATCGTCGACCTGCACGGCGGTCGCATCCACGTCGACGACCGCCACCGACCGGGCTGCCGCATGGTCGTGACGCTGCCGAGGACATCGGGAACCGCATGA
- a CDS encoding IclR family transcriptional regulator, which translates to MVGEQVPGATRALAVLRYLASQPRPVNAAAITRALGLPRSTTYHLLAALERERFVTHLPEERRYALGVAAFEIGSAYLRHAGLERLARPLLASLVDETGETGHLGVLDGRETLYLLEQRSPVGDVLVSDVGVRLPAHLTASGRALLSWLPRAQVTALFPTSASLSRRTERGPTSVAALRRILAADRQRGWAVEDGEVTAGFASVAAAAFDHAGRPVAAFAITFRDRRHDDEDRVVLADLVVGRAQALTARLGGRWSVDARRRARADGATS; encoded by the coding sequence ATGGTGGGCGAACAGGTCCCGGGAGCGACGCGTGCGTTGGCCGTGCTCCGCTACCTGGCCAGCCAACCGCGACCGGTCAACGCGGCGGCGATCACCCGAGCGCTGGGCCTGCCCCGCTCCACGACCTACCACCTGCTGGCCGCCCTGGAGCGTGAGCGATTCGTGACCCACCTTCCCGAAGAGCGCCGGTACGCGCTCGGGGTGGCGGCGTTCGAGATCGGTTCGGCCTACCTGCGGCACGCCGGGCTGGAGCGTCTCGCCCGGCCGCTGCTGGCGTCGTTGGTCGACGAGACCGGCGAGACGGGGCACCTCGGCGTCCTGGACGGGCGCGAGACGCTGTATCTGCTCGAGCAGCGCTCGCCGGTCGGTGACGTGCTCGTCTCCGACGTCGGCGTGCGGCTGCCGGCACACCTCACCGCCTCGGGGCGGGCGTTGCTGTCGTGGTTGCCGCGCGCACAGGTCACCGCCCTGTTCCCCACCTCGGCGTCGTTGTCCCGACGTACCGAACGGGGGCCGACGAGCGTGGCCGCCCTGCGGCGCATCCTGGCCGCCGACCGGCAGCGCGGCTGGGCGGTCGAGGACGGGGAGGTGACCGCCGGTTTCGCATCGGTCGCGGCCGCGGCGTTCGACCATGCTGGCCGGCCCGTCGCCGCCTTCGCCATCACCTTCCGCGACCGCCGGCACGACGACGAGGATCGCGTCGTGCTGGCCGATCTCGTCGTCGGCCGTGCACAGGCGCTCACCGCCAGGCTGGGTGGCCGGTGGTCCGTCGACGCTCGTCGGCGTGCCCGTGCGGACGGGGCGACCTCGTAA
- a CDS encoding alpha/beta fold hydrolase has product MWREGYVLGGETRFFVRVLGSAGWSPGEQTADRDDELIVLLHGWPQDGSSWRHVAPVLADAGYRVACPDLKGFGRTTAPRGTRYDPESLADEISRLIRNLHARKAVLVGHDWGGPVALATAFRHPGMVRALVVASAPLRKIDLRRAWHIPLLNLPILPELAFKAAPRSLVGAGIRHAAARPEAISQHAIDEYARAVSARPRGWLPYYRELSRRAVLDATVRRVRRRSGWLPDPQTPHRLRVPATVLWGEQDPVTPFSLAAGVGRDLDAPVVPIPGTGHFIHEEDPLAVAQAILELVGPGAYAQEGGVSR; this is encoded by the coding sequence ATGTGGCGTGAGGGGTATGTCCTCGGGGGCGAGACGCGCTTCTTCGTCCGCGTGCTCGGTTCCGCCGGCTGGTCGCCCGGCGAGCAGACCGCCGACCGCGACGACGAGCTGATCGTGCTGTTGCACGGTTGGCCGCAGGACGGCTCGTCCTGGCGGCACGTCGCACCCGTGCTCGCCGACGCGGGCTACCGCGTCGCCTGCCCCGACCTCAAGGGGTTCGGGCGCACCACCGCGCCCCGCGGTACCCGGTACGACCCGGAGTCGCTCGCCGACGAGATCAGCCGCCTGATCCGTAACCTGCATGCCAGGAAGGCGGTCCTCGTCGGCCACGACTGGGGTGGTCCGGTCGCGCTCGCAACGGCCTTCCGGCACCCCGGCATGGTCCGGGCGCTGGTGGTGGCGTCCGCCCCGCTGCGGAAGATCGACCTGCGGCGCGCGTGGCACATCCCGCTGCTCAACCTGCCGATCCTGCCGGAACTGGCCTTCAAGGCGGCGCCGAGGTCGTTGGTCGGGGCCGGCATCCGGCATGCGGCGGCGCGTCCGGAGGCGATCAGCCAGCACGCCATCGACGAGTACGCCCGCGCGGTGTCGGCGCGGCCACGTGGATGGCTGCCCTACTACCGGGAGCTGTCGCGCCGTGCCGTCCTCGACGCGACCGTGCGCCGGGTCCGTCGACGCAGCGGCTGGTTGCCCGATCCGCAGACGCCGCACCGGCTGCGGGTCCCCGCCACGGTGCTGTGGGGCGAGCAGGACCCCGTGACCCCGTTCTCCCTGGCGGCCGGCGTCGGGCGCGACCTCGACGCGCCGGTCGTGCCGATCCCGGGCACGGGCCACTTCATCCACGAGGAGGATCCGCTCGCCGTCGCGCAGGCGATCCTCGAGCTGGTCGGGCCCGGCGCGTACGCCCAGGAAGGCGGCGTGTCGCGATGA
- a CDS encoding DUF4153 domain-containing protein, with translation MNEDRTTAMSHAPTSDAPELDPAGISPPPPLTQAQRAAVIGAGVVAAIALPDHEPGLGLAVTWVAIVAAVLLTRPSGTWAGAWRRSMIAVAALAAGLPAWSDAGWVVAPALLVAVGVAVLGFAGGATWLGMVRPALRCVPVGFGSFGAVAAGLRDALPTDVRRHPGVRATLLTIVLLGVFGALFASADRLFGRLVERFLVPDLDLGLFPVRAFVAVLVTVGAATLVRLRARARDDRPVPAPSRHLRGIEWQVPLGALVLLFAGFVALQFGVLFGGHERVLATAGLTYAEYARGGFAQLVAVAVLTLVVIAATGRYAAAGTLREVRVRRGLLAGLCLLTLVVLLSAHHRLSLYEDAFGFTRLRFAATAVIVWLAVVFFLVLAAGATRKVGLLPRALALVTALAVSGIGYLQPDARIAEWNVERYLAEGRIDVDYLADLSADAVPALLELPDEVRGCVLGPHVVDLVQGADGRWPAWSMTRARAERLLEAHGPLPACGEAARGG, from the coding sequence ATGAACGAGGACCGGACCACCGCCATGAGCCACGCCCCGACATCGGACGCCCCCGAGCTGGACCCCGCCGGGATCAGCCCTCCGCCGCCGCTGACCCAGGCGCAACGGGCTGCCGTCATCGGCGCCGGAGTCGTCGCGGCGATCGCGCTCCCGGACCACGAACCGGGCCTCGGCCTCGCCGTGACGTGGGTGGCCATCGTCGCCGCCGTGCTGCTGACGCGCCCTTCCGGTACCTGGGCCGGCGCCTGGCGGCGATCGATGATCGCCGTGGCGGCGCTGGCCGCCGGGCTCCCCGCATGGTCGGACGCGGGCTGGGTCGTGGCGCCGGCCCTGCTCGTCGCGGTCGGTGTCGCCGTGCTGGGGTTCGCCGGTGGTGCCACCTGGCTGGGGATGGTGCGGCCGGCGCTGCGGTGCGTCCCCGTCGGGTTCGGTTCGTTCGGGGCGGTGGCCGCCGGGCTCCGTGACGCGCTGCCCACCGACGTCCGACGCCATCCCGGGGTCCGCGCCACCCTGCTGACCATCGTCCTGCTCGGCGTGTTCGGTGCGCTCTTCGCGTCGGCCGACCGGTTGTTCGGCCGACTCGTGGAACGCTTCCTGGTGCCCGATCTCGACCTCGGTCTGTTCCCCGTACGCGCCTTCGTCGCCGTGTTGGTGACGGTCGGTGCGGCGACACTGGTCCGGCTGCGCGCCCGCGCCCGCGACGACCGGCCGGTACCGGCACCCTCGCGTCACCTGCGCGGCATCGAGTGGCAGGTGCCGCTCGGCGCGCTGGTCCTGCTGTTCGCCGGCTTCGTCGCGCTCCAGTTCGGGGTGCTGTTCGGCGGGCACGAACGCGTGTTGGCGACCGCCGGGCTGACCTATGCCGAGTACGCCCGGGGCGGGTTCGCCCAGCTCGTCGCCGTCGCGGTGCTGACGCTGGTCGTGATCGCCGCGACGGGCCGTTACGCGGCGGCCGGGACGCTGCGCGAGGTCCGTGTCCGGCGTGGCCTGCTCGCCGGCCTGTGCCTGCTGACCCTGGTGGTCCTCCTCTCGGCCCACCACCGTCTGTCCCTCTACGAGGACGCGTTCGGCTTCACGCGGCTGCGCTTCGCCGCCACGGCCGTCATCGTGTGGCTCGCCGTCGTGTTCTTCCTGGTCCTCGCGGCCGGCGCCACCAGGAAGGTCGGGCTCCTGCCCCGTGCGCTCGCGCTGGTCACGGCCCTGGCCGTCTCGGGTATCGGCTACCTGCAGCCGGACGCGCGCATCGCCGAATGGAATGTCGAGCGCTACCTCGCCGAGGGACGCATCGACGTGGACTACCTCGCCGACCTCAGCGCGGACGCCGTTCCAGCGCTGCTGGAGCTACCGGACGAGGTTCGCGGCTGCGTCCTCGGTCCGCATGTCGTCGACCTCGTGCAGGGCGCGGACGGACGGTGGCCGGCCTGGAGCATGACCCGTGCGCGGGCCGAGCGGCTCCTCGAGGCGCACGGGCCGCTCCCTGCCTGTGGCGAGGCCGCTCGCGGCGGCTGA